A region of Streptomyces sp. NBC_01750 DNA encodes the following proteins:
- a CDS encoding ABC transporter permease gives MNTAWPRYALRALSLAAALGLWQLLTAFDVNVWLRFEQFPTVVDVAREFGERIGSGPYWQDLTDSLTRIVTGFALAAVAGVAIGTAVARSRLAADLLGPVLEVLRPIPAIALVPVAILLFPSNEQGIVFITFTAAFFPVMVSTRHAVRALTPVWEEAVLTMGGGRWRVLGSVVLPGALPGILGGLSVGIGVSWICVISAEMISGEYGVGYRTWQDYTVVDYPGVFVGMATIGVLGWLTSTAVELAGRRVTRWLPRTEHAEPVPKVRRARGISPTPPLPGHVSPAGD, from the coding sequence ATGAACACCGCATGGCCCCGGTACGCCCTGCGCGCCCTCTCGCTTGCCGCCGCGCTCGGCCTGTGGCAGCTGCTGACCGCGTTCGATGTGAATGTGTGGCTGCGTTTCGAGCAGTTCCCGACGGTTGTGGACGTCGCGCGAGAGTTCGGGGAGCGGATCGGCAGCGGCCCGTACTGGCAGGACCTGACCGACAGCCTCACCCGTATCGTCACCGGTTTCGCGCTGGCGGCGGTCGCGGGTGTGGCCATCGGCACGGCCGTCGCCCGCTCCCGCCTGGCGGCGGACCTGCTCGGCCCGGTCCTGGAGGTGCTGCGACCCATCCCGGCGATCGCCCTGGTGCCGGTGGCGATCCTGCTCTTCCCCAGCAATGAGCAGGGCATCGTCTTCATCACCTTCACCGCGGCGTTCTTCCCGGTCATGGTCTCGACCCGCCACGCGGTGCGCGCCCTGACCCCGGTCTGGGAGGAGGCGGTCCTCACGATGGGCGGCGGCAGGTGGCGTGTGCTGGGCTCGGTGGTCCTGCCGGGGGCGCTCCCCGGGATCCTCGGCGGGCTTTCGGTGGGCATCGGCGTCTCGTGGATCTGTGTGATCTCGGCGGAGATGATCTCCGGTGAGTACGGGGTGGGTTACCGCACCTGGCAGGACTACACGGTGGTCGACTATCCGGGCGTGTTCGTCGGCATGGCGACGATCGGCGTGCTGGGCTGGCTGACCTCGACGGCGGTGGAGCTGGCGGGGCGCCGGGTGACGCGGTGGCTCCCGCGGACGGAACACGCGGAGCCGGTGCCCAAGGTCCGGCGGGCCCGGGGGATTTCCCCCACCCCGCCCCTTCCCGGACATGTCAGCCCCGCCGGCGATTGA
- a CDS encoding fumarate reductase/succinate dehydrogenase flavoprotein subunit, which produces MQIPALSDAEELTCDVLVIGGGTAGTMAALTAAEHGRDVLLLEKAHVRHSGALAMGMDGVNNAVIPGRAEPDDYVAEITRANDGIVDQSTVRQTATRGFGMVQRLESYGVKFEKDEHGEYAVRQVHRSGSYVLPMPEGKDVKKVLYRQLRRREMRERIRIENRVMPVRVLTAGGKAVGAAGFNTRTGEFVKVRAGAVILATGACGRLGLPASGYLYGTYENPTNAGDGYAMAYHAGAELTGIECFQINPLIKDYNGPACAYVANPFGGYQVNRHGERFVDSDYWSGQMMAEFANELASDRGPVYLKLSHLPEESISALEGILHSTERPTRGTFHANRGHDYRTHDVEMHISEIGLCGGHSASGVRVDDHARTTVPGLYAAGDLACVPHNYMIGAFVFGDLAGADASQYRAYEGELPADQLRDAHELIYRPLRNPEGPPQPQVEYKLRRFVNDYVAPPKSGARLSLAVDHFERMRGEIAEMGAETPHELMRCAEVTFIRDCAEMAARSSLARTESRWGLYHERTDHPQRDDEDWLHHLDLRKSSSGTMEFTARPVAPYLVPIEEYAPTGGASRHLGEVQAEQVATAGPRDIAPVGSGVRAPVRQDAVDASHSPRILELLGLAEEEPELPQLRPFLTDPDPAVRRAAIAALTETVPPGTGPALAATLADSDPGVRTAAAASLRELVEVLPPEPDLSRSLTGALGNDDPQVRAAALDVLRALRLGDAASYARTLDDPDIEVRIEAVRALVSVDALDVVARATTDPAREVRVAVARSLNDPEALEPLVQDPDILVRAAALAALATAGCPAPYAVAAVTALAGPSWQVRAGAATALGAADPEVAVPALAKAVGDPNADVRKQAVLALLKHSAREDARAALATAVTDPDADVRAYASRAVTPA; this is translated from the coding sequence GTGCAGATTCCCGCTCTCTCCGACGCCGAGGAGCTCACCTGCGACGTCCTCGTCATCGGTGGCGGCACGGCCGGCACCATGGCGGCGCTCACCGCGGCCGAGCACGGCAGAGACGTCCTCCTGCTGGAGAAGGCGCATGTACGCCACTCCGGCGCCCTCGCCATGGGCATGGACGGTGTCAACAACGCCGTGATCCCCGGCCGCGCCGAACCCGACGACTACGTCGCCGAGATCACCCGCGCCAACGACGGCATCGTCGACCAGTCCACCGTCCGTCAGACGGCGACCCGCGGCTTCGGCATGGTCCAGCGACTCGAGTCGTACGGCGTGAAGTTCGAGAAGGACGAACACGGCGAGTACGCGGTCCGCCAGGTGCACCGCTCCGGGTCGTACGTACTGCCCATGCCCGAGGGCAAGGACGTCAAGAAGGTCCTCTACCGGCAGCTGCGCCGCCGCGAGATGCGCGAACGCATCCGGATCGAGAACCGGGTGATGCCGGTACGGGTCCTCACCGCCGGGGGAAAGGCCGTCGGAGCCGCCGGCTTCAACACCCGTACGGGCGAGTTCGTGAAGGTACGAGCGGGCGCGGTGATTCTCGCCACCGGCGCCTGCGGCCGTCTCGGACTCCCCGCCTCCGGCTATCTCTACGGCACGTACGAGAACCCCACCAACGCCGGTGACGGTTACGCCATGGCCTACCACGCGGGCGCCGAGCTCACCGGCATCGAGTGCTTCCAGATCAACCCGCTGATCAAGGACTACAACGGCCCGGCCTGCGCCTACGTCGCCAATCCCTTCGGTGGCTACCAGGTCAACCGGCACGGCGAGCGCTTCGTCGACTCCGACTACTGGTCGGGCCAGATGATGGCCGAGTTCGCGAACGAACTCGCCTCCGACCGCGGCCCGGTCTACCTCAAGCTCAGCCACCTTCCCGAGGAGTCCATCAGCGCGCTCGAAGGCATCCTGCACTCCACCGAACGCCCCACCCGCGGCACCTTCCACGCGAACCGCGGCCACGACTACCGCACCCACGACGTCGAGATGCACATCTCGGAGATCGGCCTGTGCGGCGGCCACTCGGCCTCGGGCGTACGCGTCGACGACCACGCCCGCACCACCGTGCCCGGTCTGTACGCCGCCGGTGATCTGGCCTGCGTCCCGCACAACTACATGATCGGCGCCTTTGTCTTCGGCGATCTGGCGGGCGCCGACGCGTCCCAGTACCGGGCTTACGAGGGCGAGTTGCCCGCAGACCAGCTGCGCGACGCCCACGAACTGATCTACCGGCCGCTGCGCAACCCGGAAGGACCGCCCCAGCCGCAGGTCGAGTACAAACTCCGCCGCTTCGTGAACGACTACGTCGCCCCGCCCAAGTCCGGCGCCCGGCTCTCCCTCGCCGTGGACCACTTCGAGCGGATGCGCGGCGAGATCGCGGAGATGGGTGCCGAGACCCCGCACGAGCTGATGCGCTGCGCCGAGGTCACCTTCATCCGCGACTGCGCCGAGATGGCGGCCCGCTCCTCCCTCGCCCGTACGGAGTCCCGCTGGGGCCTCTACCACGAACGTACGGACCATCCGCAGCGCGACGACGAGGACTGGCTGCACCACCTGGACCTGCGCAAATCCTCTTCCGGGACGATGGAGTTCACGGCGCGGCCGGTTGCGCCCTACCTCGTCCCCATCGAGGAGTACGCCCCCACCGGCGGTGCATCACGCCACCTCGGCGAGGTCCAGGCGGAACAGGTCGCCACGGCGGGCCCCCGGGACATCGCGCCGGTCGGCTCCGGCGTCCGCGCCCCGGTCCGGCAGGACGCCGTCGACGCCTCCCACTCGCCCCGGATCCTGGAGCTTCTCGGCCTCGCCGAGGAGGAGCCCGAACTCCCCCAGCTGCGTCCCTTCCTGACCGACCCGGACCCTGCCGTGCGCCGCGCCGCGATCGCCGCACTCACCGAGACCGTCCCGCCGGGTACCGGCCCGGCGCTCGCCGCGACACTCGCGGACTCGGACCCCGGCGTCCGCACCGCCGCCGCGGCATCCCTGCGCGAGCTCGTCGAAGTCCTGCCCCCGGAGCCCGACTTGTCCCGGAGCCTCACCGGGGCGCTCGGCAACGACGACCCTCAGGTCCGGGCCGCCGCGCTCGATGTGCTGCGCGCGCTGCGCCTGGGCGACGCCGCCTCCTATGCCCGTACGCTCGACGACCCGGACATCGAGGTGCGCATCGAGGCCGTACGCGCTCTGGTGTCGGTGGACGCCCTCGATGTCGTCGCCCGCGCCACCACCGACCCCGCCCGCGAGGTCCGCGTCGCCGTGGCGCGCAGCCTGAACGACCCGGAGGCCCTGGAGCCCCTGGTCCAGGACCCGGACATCCTCGTCCGCGCGGCGGCACTCGCCGCGCTCGCCACCGCCGGCTGCCCCGCGCCGTACGCCGTCGCGGCCGTCACCGCGCTGGCCGGCCCGTCCTGGCAGGTCCGCGCGGGAGCCGCCACCGCGCTGGGCGCGGCGGATCCGGAAGTGGCCGTGCCCGCCCTGGCCAAGGCCGTCGGCGACCCGAACGCCGATGTCCGGAAGCAGGCCGTGCTGGCCCTGCTCAAGCACTCCGCCCGCGAGGACGCCCGCGCCGCACTCGCCACCGCGGTCACCGACCCGGACGCGGACGTCCGCGCCTACGCCTCCCGGGCGGTCACTCCGGCCTGA
- a CDS encoding GntR family transcriptional regulator — protein MVRRMPERIREHTVPVAAARRRRLRADQARQLADLLRHQVRTGGFPGGVLPLEGAIGDDYRVSRNTVRQALDLLRTEGLVERQPGVGTVVVSEKYSHGLDRLQGLAETLHEHGDVTNEVRTVGPVAAPAPVARRLGLTEHTDVLCIERLRRLNGLPLSLDLTYIPMDIGSGLLGCDLEHTDVFRLLETLTGQPLGTAEITLEAVNADAHSAAVLEAPRGTAVLMLERLTHLSDGRPVDLEFIRFRGDRITMSGLLHRCV, from the coding sequence ATGGTCCGACGCATGCCCGAACGTATCCGTGAGCACACCGTGCCGGTCGCCGCCGCCCGACGGCGGCGGCTGCGCGCGGACCAGGCGCGGCAGCTCGCCGATCTGCTGCGCCACCAGGTGCGCACCGGTGGCTTCCCCGGCGGCGTACTGCCGCTGGAAGGCGCGATCGGCGACGACTACCGCGTGTCCCGCAACACGGTCAGGCAAGCCCTGGATCTGCTGCGCACGGAAGGGCTGGTCGAACGACAGCCGGGTGTCGGCACCGTCGTGGTGTCCGAGAAGTACTCGCACGGCCTCGACCGACTGCAGGGCCTCGCCGAAACCCTGCACGAACACGGCGACGTCACCAACGAAGTCCGTACGGTCGGTCCGGTCGCCGCGCCCGCACCCGTGGCCCGGCGGCTCGGCCTCACGGAGCACACCGACGTGCTCTGCATCGAGCGGCTGCGCCGGCTGAACGGCCTGCCGCTCTCCCTCGACCTCACCTACATCCCGATGGACATCGGCAGCGGTCTGCTCGGCTGCGACCTGGAGCACACCGATGTGTTCCGGCTGCTCGAAACGCTCACCGGGCAGCCGCTGGGCACGGCCGAGATCACTCTGGAGGCCGTCAACGCCGACGCGCACTCCGCCGCCGTACTCGAAGCCCCGCGCGGCACGGCCGTACTCATGCTGGAACGACTCACCCATCTCTCCGACGGACGGCCCGTGGACCTGGAGTTCATCCGCTTCCGCGGCGACCGCATCACCATGAGCGGGCTGCTCCACCGCTGCGTCTGA
- a CDS encoding 4Fe-4S dicluster domain-containing protein, which produces MPLAPQRADVPVTIDESKCIDGCTLCVDMCPLDSLAINPDSGKAFMHVDECWYCGPCAARCPTDAVTVNMPYLLR; this is translated from the coding sequence ATGCCTCTGGCCCCCCAGCGCGCCGACGTGCCCGTGACCATCGACGAGTCGAAGTGCATCGACGGCTGCACCCTCTGCGTCGACATGTGCCCGCTCGACTCCCTCGCGATCAACCCGGACAGCGGCAAGGCCTTTATGCACGTCGACGAGTGCTGGTACTGCGGCCCGTGCGCGGCCCGGTGTCCCACGGACGCGGTCACGGTCAACATGCCCTATCTGCTGCGGTAA
- the fahA gene encoding fumarylacetoacetase, with amino-acid sequence MPEQSPLDLAEGDPFGPHNLPYGVFTTADEPDRRRLGVRIGDQVLDAGAAAHALGSPYAALLARPSLNPLLAAGRTAWRDVRRALTAWVTVPAHRPDIEPLLHPLGSVTLHLPYDVADYVDFYASEHHATNVGKIFRPDGDALTPNWKHLPIGYHGRSGTVVVSGTDVIRPCGQRKTPADAAPLFGPSVKLDIEAEVGFLVGTPSETGRPVALGDFRDHVFGLSLLNDWSARDIQAWEYVPLGPFLGKSFATSVSAWVTPLEALDAARAPAPVRDFDLLPYLDDSAEEEPGGFDLRITVAINGHVVAEPPFATMYWTAAQQLAHMTVNGASLRTGDLFGSGTVSGPDVHQRGSLLELTWNGRDALELPEGKRTFLEDGDVVTMTAWAPGPDGVRVGLGEVTGRIVPSIGQ; translated from the coding sequence ATGCCCGAGCAGAGCCCGCTCGATCTGGCCGAGGGCGATCCCTTCGGCCCGCACAACCTCCCGTACGGCGTCTTCACCACCGCCGACGAGCCCGACCGCCGCCGGCTCGGCGTCCGCATCGGCGACCAGGTACTCGACGCGGGAGCGGCGGCGCACGCCCTCGGCTCCCCCTACGCCGCCCTGCTGGCCCGGCCGAGCCTCAATCCGCTGCTCGCCGCGGGCCGCACCGCCTGGCGCGATGTACGCCGCGCGCTCACCGCCTGGGTCACGGTGCCCGCCCACCGGCCGGACATCGAACCGCTGCTCCACCCGCTCGGCTCGGTCACGCTGCACCTCCCGTACGACGTCGCGGACTATGTCGACTTCTACGCGAGCGAGCACCACGCCACCAACGTCGGCAAGATCTTCCGGCCGGACGGGGACGCACTGACCCCCAACTGGAAGCATCTGCCGATCGGTTACCACGGCCGCTCCGGCACGGTCGTCGTCTCCGGCACGGACGTGATACGCCCCTGTGGCCAGCGCAAGACCCCCGCCGACGCCGCGCCGCTCTTCGGCCCGTCAGTGAAGCTCGACATCGAGGCCGAGGTCGGCTTCCTCGTCGGCACCCCCTCCGAGACGGGCAGGCCGGTCGCACTCGGCGACTTCCGCGACCATGTCTTCGGGCTCTCGCTCCTCAACGACTGGTCGGCGCGCGACATCCAGGCCTGGGAGTACGTCCCGCTCGGCCCGTTCCTCGGAAAGTCCTTCGCCACGTCCGTATCCGCCTGGGTGACGCCGCTCGAGGCCCTGGACGCGGCCAGGGCCCCCGCGCCCGTCAGGGACTTCGATCTGCTCCCCTATCTCGACGACTCCGCCGAGGAGGAGCCGGGCGGCTTCGACCTGCGCATCACGGTGGCGATCAACGGCCATGTGGTCGCCGAGCCGCCGTTCGCCACCATGTACTGGACGGCCGCCCAGCAGCTGGCCCATATGACGGTCAACGGCGCCTCGCTCCGCACGGGAGACCTCTTCGGCTCCGGCACGGTCAGCGGCCCCGACGTCCACCAGCGCGGCTCGCTGCTCGAGCTCACCTGGAACGGCCGGGACGCGCTCGAACTGCCGGAGGGAAAGCGGACCTTCCTGGAGGACGGCGATGTGGTGACCATGACCGCCTGGGCGCCGGGCCCGGACGGCGTACGGGTGGGCCTGGGCGAAGTGACCGGACGGATCGTACCGAGCATCGGGCAATGA
- a CDS encoding ABC transporter substrate-binding protein has translation MSRKPVALLAATLLLPLTGCGGEANAGDSGTVTVTVGYQSKTINTVTAGTLLRSLGYFERELAARGKRDGVTYKVKWQDYATGAPITAQMTAGKIDIGSMGDFPLLINAARGKQLNRPTRLVSVTGYNLRGGLNTVVTAPDSKAASLKDLRGKKVSTSVGSAADGTLVRALQRSDIDPEKDIRKLNQQPAVGASALQAGSVDALSQFVAWPGLLAFQGRAKALYDGAELNLPTFHGVTAREDFAKKRPALLEDFLRAQADATEYLRAHPVAAAESVAKATGLPAEVVYLYNGANGIATFDPTIKPRLVDALKKDVPVLKSAKLVGDVDVDAFVDDQYVKRAYGDGYAKALGATSAAARSEVWLTGKTVTQSFNSPAELLRHVSAHRDAVRAAYVPDATTGTLWFADKAVWVADGTALRPFVAPSTAAAYVAAHPNARTVPYADALKRASAS, from the coding sequence ATGTCACGCAAGCCAGTTGCGCTCCTCGCCGCCACCCTGCTGCTGCCGCTCACCGGCTGCGGCGGCGAGGCGAACGCGGGCGACTCCGGCACGGTCACGGTGACCGTCGGCTACCAGTCCAAGACCATCAACACCGTCACGGCCGGCACGCTGCTCCGGTCGCTCGGCTACTTCGAGCGTGAGCTCGCCGCACGCGGCAAGCGTGACGGCGTCACCTACAAGGTCAAGTGGCAGGACTACGCCACGGGCGCGCCGATCACCGCCCAGATGACCGCCGGAAAGATCGACATCGGCTCGATGGGCGACTTCCCGCTGCTGATCAACGCGGCCCGCGGCAAACAGCTGAACCGGCCGACGCGGCTGGTCTCGGTCACCGGCTACAACCTGCGCGGCGGCCTCAACACGGTGGTGACGGCACCGGATTCGAAGGCGGCATCGCTGAAGGATCTGCGCGGCAAGAAGGTGTCGACGAGTGTCGGTTCGGCGGCCGACGGCACGCTCGTACGGGCGCTGCAGCGGTCGGACATCGACCCGGAGAAGGACATCCGCAAGCTCAACCAGCAGCCTGCGGTGGGTGCCTCGGCACTGCAGGCGGGCAGCGTGGACGCGCTCTCGCAGTTCGTGGCGTGGCCGGGGCTGCTCGCGTTCCAGGGCAGGGCGAAGGCGCTGTACGACGGGGCGGAGCTGAACCTGCCGACGTTCCACGGGGTCACCGCGCGCGAGGACTTCGCGAAGAAGCGGCCCGCGCTGCTCGAGGACTTCCTGCGGGCGCAGGCCGACGCGACGGAGTATCTGCGCGCGCACCCGGTGGCGGCCGCGGAGTCGGTGGCGAAGGCGACCGGGCTGCCGGCCGAGGTGGTCTACCTCTACAACGGCGCCAACGGCATCGCCACCTTCGACCCGACGATCAAGCCGCGGCTGGTGGACGCCCTGAAGAAGGACGTGCCGGTGCTGAAGTCGGCGAAGCTGGTGGGCGACGTGGATGTGGACGCGTTCGTCGACGACCAGTATGTGAAGCGGGCGTACGGCGACGGCTACGCGAAGGCACTCGGCGCCACGTCCGCGGCCGCGAGAAGCGAGGTGTGGCTGACGGGCAAGACCGTCACGCAGTCCTTCAACTCCCCTGCGGAGCTGCTGCGTCATGTCTCCGCCCATCGGGACGCGGTCCGGGCGGCGTACGTCCCCGACGCCACCACCGGAACGCTCTGGTTCGCCGACAAGGCGGTGTGGGTGGCGGACGGCACGGCACTGCGGCCCTTCGTCGCGCCGTCCACGGCCGCCGCGTATGTCGCGGCGCACCCGAACGCCCGTACCGTTCCGTACGCCGATGCGCTGAAGCGGGCGTCGGCGTCATGA
- a CDS encoding ABC transporter ATP-binding protein — MTTPSHTLSPATKTSPRGARLTLSRVALGRPGATVLDGLDLDIVSGEILTVVGPSGCGKSTLLRTLAGLLPARGGKVEQDGAPITAPHAERALVFQEDALLPWRTVRSNVELPLAIKGVPRAERRRRAEAWLARVGLDGHGSKLAHRISGGQRQRVQLARALAAEPRAVLMDEPFGALDAQTRAGMQQLLVEVLRGTGATVVFVTHDVDEALFLGDRVALLGTGRVLGVPKPRERAAHSDPSTVALRREVLESLGSNTTD, encoded by the coding sequence ATGACCACCCCCTCCCACACGCTCTCCCCCGCCACGAAAACCTCACCCCGCGGCGCCCGCCTCACACTCTCCCGCGTTGCCCTCGGCCGCCCCGGAGCCACCGTCCTCGACGGGCTCGATCTCGACATCGTGTCCGGGGAGATCCTGACCGTCGTCGGGCCCTCCGGCTGCGGGAAGTCCACCCTGCTGCGCACCCTCGCCGGGCTCCTCCCCGCGCGAGGCGGGAAGGTCGAACAGGACGGCGCCCCCATCACCGCCCCCCACGCCGAACGGGCTCTGGTCTTCCAGGAGGATGCGCTGCTCCCCTGGCGCACCGTCCGGTCCAATGTCGAACTGCCCCTCGCGATCAAGGGTGTTCCGCGTGCCGAGCGTCGCCGTCGCGCCGAGGCGTGGCTGGCGCGCGTCGGGCTGGACGGGCACGGGTCCAAGCTCGCGCACCGGATCTCCGGCGGGCAGCGGCAGCGCGTCCAGCTCGCGCGTGCCCTCGCCGCCGAGCCGCGGGCCGTGCTGATGGACGAGCCCTTCGGGGCGCTCGACGCGCAGACCCGGGCCGGGATGCAGCAGCTGCTCGTCGAGGTGCTGCGCGGCACCGGCGCCACCGTCGTCTTCGTCACGCACGACGTGGACGAGGCTCTCTTCCTCGGCGACCGCGTAGCCCTCCTCGGCACCGGCCGCGTCCTCGGCGTGCCGAAGCCGCGCGAGCGGGCCGCGCACTCCGACCCCTCCACCGTCGCGCTGCGCCGCGAGGTCCTTGAATCCCTCGGCAGCAACACCACCGACTGA
- a CDS encoding GOLPH3/VPS74 family protein — translation MTELTLPEELLLLALDPVTGRRHCGRRYLQYGLAGAVLAELELQGRVAEAHGRVTVVNPLPPQDRLSAQILASLPAPGKSRFGDGIRARPWVRRTGREVEELCLHQLVGRGALRVETRRLLGLIPYHRYPAAAEDWSAPVRGRYAASVSAGFPDRRGRLLAAFTLAIGLAGVLNPRFRSWRARGALRALVREEWAPYAVHRAVQQDKQSSSSGGGLGGDGGSGGDGGGGD, via the coding sequence ATGACCGAACTCACCCTGCCCGAGGAGTTGTTGCTGCTTGCCCTCGACCCGGTGACGGGCCGCCGGCACTGCGGGCGGCGCTATCTGCAGTACGGGCTGGCCGGCGCCGTCCTGGCCGAGCTCGAGCTCCAGGGCAGGGTCGCCGAGGCACACGGCCGGGTGACGGTGGTCAACCCACTGCCGCCGCAGGACCGGCTGTCGGCGCAGATCCTGGCGAGCCTCCCGGCCCCGGGCAAGAGCCGGTTCGGCGACGGCATACGCGCCCGGCCCTGGGTCAGGCGCACCGGGCGTGAGGTCGAGGAGCTGTGCCTGCACCAATTGGTGGGACGTGGTGCGCTGCGGGTGGAGACCCGCCGTCTCCTGGGTCTCATCCCGTACCACCGCTACCCGGCGGCGGCCGAGGACTGGTCGGCGCCGGTGCGGGGGCGCTACGCCGCGTCGGTGTCGGCCGGCTTCCCGGACCGCCGCGGCCGGCTGCTCGCCGCCTTCACCTTGGCGATCGGTCTTGCCGGGGTGCTGAATCCGCGATTCCGGTCCTGGCGGGCGCGAGGGGCGCTGCGCGCTCTCGTACGGGAGGAGTGGGCGCCGTACGCGGTGCACCGCGCCGTACAGCAGGACAAGCAGTCGAGCAGCAGCGGTGGCGGCTTGGGGGGCGACGGCGGGAGCGGCGGCGACGGGGGCGGCGGCGACTGA